Below is a genomic region from Candidatus Methylomirabilota bacterium.
TGATCGCCTGGGCCTCGTCCAGGACGACGTAGTCGAGCTCGACACCGGCGAGCTGCGCGGCATCCCGCCGGAGCGTGCCGTACGTCGTGATGATCAAATCGACGGCCTCGACCTCCGAGAGATCGCGCGCGCGGCCGGCGCCGGTGTGATCCAGCACGCGCAAATCGGGTGCGAAGCGTGAGGTTTCGCGCAGCCAGTTGAACACGAGCGAGCGCGGGACGACGATGAGCGACGGCGCCCGCGTCGTGGCCGCCTTGGAGCGGGCGCGCACGCGGTCGAGGAGCGCGAGCACCATCACCGTCTTGCCGAGGCCCATGTCGTCGGCGAGGCAGCCGCCCAGGCCGAGGGCGGCCATCGTGGCGAGCCAGCCGAGCCCGCGGCGCTGGTAGGGCCGCAGCTCGCCCGCCAGGTCGGCGGGGACGGGCGGCAGCCCGGTGCCGTCGCGGAGCCGGTCGAGGAGCCCGGCCAGCGGCCCCTCGGCGACGACCGTGACGGGCGGACGCGCGCCCTCGCGCGGCAGGGTCTCGCCGAGGGCGGCGGCGAGGGCCTCGCGCGCGGTGACGTGCCCGCCGCGCTCGCCGAGGAGACGCCGGACCTCGGCGACCTCCGCGGGATCGAGGACTACCCACTGCCCGCGCCAGCGGACCAGCGGGCGCTTCATCGCCGCGAGCCGCGCGAACTCCTCGGGCGTGAGCGGCCGGTCGCCGAGCGCGGCCTCCCAGCGGTACTCGAGGAGCGTCTCCAGCGACAGGCGCTGGCTGGCGACGGCGCCGGCCGCCTTGGCGGATGCGCGGCCGCCGACCCGCATCCGGAGGCGGAGGCGCCGCTCGCCCGAGGGCGCGAGCTCGGCCGGCAGCACGACGCCGAAGCCGGCCTCGCCGAGGAGCGGCGCCGCCTCGGACAGGAAACCCCACGCCGCGCCGGTGTCGAGACGCACCGCCTCGGGCGCGGGCGCGTCCAGGCTCGCCTCGATCGGGGGGAAGAGCCGCCCCGCCCGCGCGAGCTCGCGCAGCAGGACCCGTCGCGGCTCGCCGAACGTGTGGTCGAGCCAGTTCCGGCGGCGTCCGGCCGCGCGCCAGACATCGGCGGCGGGCAGGAGCAGGCTCGGGTCGTCGGCCGCCTGGAGCAGGTAGCCGAGCCGCCAGCCCGCCTGCTCGCCGTTGTCCGGCGTGTCGAGCTTGAGGCAGAGTCGCGGCTCGCGCGAGGCGGGGGCGCCGCGCACGGGCGCCGCCCACTGGGAGAGCGCCTCGACCAGGCCGCGCTCGAGGACGCCGGCGCCGAGGAAGGCCGGCTCCGCGGCAGGCTCGATCAGCGCCGCGGCGAGCCGGCCTTCCCAGCGGCCCACCGGCACCGGCGACTCGCCGCCTTCGCGGATGAGCCCGTCGGCCACCGCGTCGAGGAACTCGAGCAAGAGATCGTCGGGAGCCCACACCCGCGCGCCGCGGCCGGCCGGCATCGCGTGGGCGGCCGGCGGCAGGGCGGCCGCCAGTCGGCGAAACCGCTCGGCGTCCTCGGAGAGC
It encodes:
- a CDS encoding SNF2 helicase-associated domain-containing protein — encoded protein: MRPAHLVFLPRAAGGPSLFLWPADRDSDGEPETVAALAAAGGAATARIVTADPAAARVSGVTVPLASAVPILAVLAADDLGRVPASVAAWSLAAKLALDLVARERVAPVIAATAAGAEARWGVSLALSEDAERFRRLAAALPPAAHAMPAGRGARVWAPDDLLLEFLDAVADGLIREGGESPVPVGRWEGRLAAALIEPAAEPAFLGAGVLERGLVEALSQWAAPVRGAPASREPRLCLKLDTPDNGEQAGWRLGYLLQAADDPSLLLPAADVWRAAGRRRNWLDHTFGEPRRVLLRELARAGRLFPPIEASLDAPAPEAVRLDTGAAWGFLSEAAPLLGEAGFGVVLPAELAPSGERRLRLRMRVGGRASAKAAGAVASQRLSLETLLEYRWEAALGDRPLTPEEFARLAAMKRPLVRWRGQWVVLDPAEVAEVRRLLGERGGHVTAREALAAALGETLPREGARPPVTVVAEGPLAGLLDRLRDGTGLPPVPADLAGELRPYQRRGLGWLATMAALGLGGCLADDMGLGKTVMVLALLDRVRARSKAATTRAPSLIVVPRSLVFNWLRETSRFAPDLRVLDHTGAGRARDLSEVEAVDLIITTYGTLRRDAAQLAGVELDYVVLDEAQAI